Within the Deltaproteobacteria bacterium genome, the region ACGCGAATACGGACCGGAATCGCCGTCCCTGCCGGGGCGGCCGAACGGGGCGGGAGGACACCTTCCCGCCCCGTTTCATTTCCAGGGACCTGGGGACGCTCCCGTAACCGTCACAGCAGTTTCCGCACTTCCGCATCGAAGGCGTCCTTGTCGATGTAGCCGACATGGATGTTCTTGATCTCCCCGTCCTTCCCGATGAAGAAGGTGGTGGGGATCGAGGAGACGCCGCCGTACGCCCGCGCGGTGGCCAGATCCCCGTAGAGGATCCTGTACTCGATCCGGTGGGTCATCAGGAACCCGGCAAGGTTTCCCCGGGTGTCGGTATCGAGCGAGATCCCGATCATCTCGAGTCCTTTCCCCCTGTGCCGGTTGTACACCTCGACGAAGCCCGGGGTCTCGTTCCGGCACGGTGGGCACCAGGTCGCGAAGAAGTTGATGACGGTGGGCTTCCCCGCGAAGCTTTCGGAGGAGAAGAGATTCCCGTTCACGTCGGGAAGCGAGAACGGAGGGGCGGTTTTCGGCGCGGACGGCGCGGCGGCCGACGGGAGCGCGGATTCCGTCGCGGTCTTCCCGTCCCGGCCGGATTGCCGGTTGCGGACCAGAAGGAACACTGCCGCCAACACCACGAGGATCACGGCGACCAGCGCCACGGCCCCGATTCCTCGTACCGATCCCGATGCCCGTTTCATTCATGCCCTCCGGTGACGCGCTCTTTCCCTGTTCGATGCGCTTCCCCGCGAT harbors:
- a CDS encoding ferredoxin family protein is translated as MAYKITEECIACGACVPECPAQCIAEGDPIYGNANTDRNRRPCRGGRTGREDTFPPRFISRDLGTLP
- a CDS encoding TlpA family protein disulfide reductase yields the protein MKRASGSVRGIGAVALVAVILVVLAAVFLLVRNRQSGRDGKTATESALPSAAAPSAPKTAPPFSLPDVNGNLFSSESFAGKPTVINFFATWCPPCRNETPGFVEVYNRHRGKGLEMIGISLDTDTRGNLAGFLMTHRIEYRILYGDLATARAYGGVSSIPTTFFIGKDGEIKNIHVGYIDKDAFDAEVRKLL